From a region of the Gordonia sp. PP30 genome:
- a CDS encoding Rho termination factor N-terminal domain-containing protein: MADTDPVLPTDDAPSADAPSAHRDHTVAELRAEAKARGLHGYSTMKKAELLAALDAAPAAELPAPADAIPAPSQAPPAAEATPAIEAPAERPALSAADPAPALEAAPAAADVPGDDESATTTATPSPHDDTVAQADAARDLFAQLRRTAPTQLPGDRVSPAMVAAGLGALLAVILLLRRRARRRRS; this comes from the coding sequence ATGGCCGACACCGACCCCGTCCTGCCCACCGACGATGCCCCGTCCGCCGACGCCCCGTCCGCGCACCGCGACCACACGGTCGCCGAACTGCGCGCCGAAGCGAAGGCCCGCGGCCTGCACGGCTACTCGACGATGAAGAAGGCCGAGCTGCTCGCCGCCCTCGACGCCGCACCGGCCGCCGAGCTCCCGGCACCCGCGGACGCGATCCCGGCACCGTCGCAGGCACCGCCGGCCGCCGAGGCCACCCCGGCCATCGAGGCGCCCGCCGAGCGGCCCGCACTGTCGGCGGCCGACCCGGCGCCCGCGCTCGAAGCCGCACCGGCGGCCGCCGACGTGCCGGGCGACGACGAGTCCGCGACGACCACCGCCACCCCGTCGCCGCACGACGACACCGTCGCCCAGGCCGACGCCGCCCGCGACCTGTTCGCCCAGTTGCGCCGCACCGCGCCGACCCAGCTGCCCGGGGACCGGGTGAGCCCGGCGATGGTCGCCGCCGGCCTCGGCGCGCTCCTCGCGGTGATCCTGCTGCTGCGCCGGCGCGCCCGCCGTCGTCGTTCCTGA
- the rraA gene encoding ribonuclease E activity regulator RraA: MTVPEFTPTADLVDEIGPDVRSCDTQFTQYGGRREFAGVVTTVRCFQDNALLKSILSEDNPGGVLVIDGEGSVHTALVGDLIAELGRSHGWAGIVAIGAIRDAKTIGGMEIGVKALGTNPRKSTKTGAGERDVPIELGGIVIEPGDHLFSDDDGIVVVTPEA, encoded by the coding sequence ATGACCGTGCCTGAATTCACACCCACCGCTGACCTGGTCGACGAGATCGGTCCCGATGTCCGCAGCTGCGACACCCAGTTCACCCAGTACGGCGGGCGCCGCGAGTTCGCCGGCGTGGTGACCACGGTCCGCTGCTTCCAGGACAACGCGCTGCTGAAGTCCATCCTGTCCGAGGACAATCCGGGCGGGGTGCTGGTGATCGACGGCGAGGGCTCGGTGCACACGGCGCTGGTCGGCGACCTCATCGCCGAGCTCGGCCGCAGCCACGGCTGGGCCGGGATCGTGGCGATCGGCGCGATCCGGGACGCCAAGACCATCGGCGGCATGGAGATCGGCGTCAAGGCCCTCGGCACCAACCCGCGCAAGTCCACCAAGACCGGTGCCGGTGAGCGCGACGTCCCGATCGAGCTGGGCGGCATCGTGATCGAGCCCGGCGACCACCTGTTCTCCGACGACGACGGCATCGTCGTCGTGACCCCCGAAGCCTGA
- a CDS encoding ATP-binding cassette domain-containing protein → MSHALDTRARPITGPLRPLEIAIVAILSGLTVVAVVVAAVIPMGQAAGLLAPVPIALIAARTRPRAVVAASVTSTAVTFAVAGLGAALSVLAAAVVGAVVGDVRRRGGGLLMLLLVSLIVAPLLSAVSVLALWILVPLRKLALEVLENLISGVGKVLVWIGKAITRGLHAAGSEATVSWQGAGDWFAGLGKNIVDYWWAWMLISGAVGSFLSLLVAWWILHGVVDRLAHIRMQDTLDAEGDLTADEPIEPLPLRMVGVGYRYPDTGVDVLTGIDLTLLQGEFVAVVGANGSGKSTLSKLLAGTPATIGVVDRPGDPGLGRLGGTAMVLQRPEAQMLGSRVADDLVWGLPDDAHVDIDALLEEVGLGGLGERETSDLSGGQQQRLAVAAALARRPKLLIADEVTSMVDPAGRHDLIEILAALPRTRGITVVLITHRDSEARAADRVIHLEGGRIVEHSPEWMRPEEHTPALPAVTPDHDPLLVVHDVSHTYLPGSPWEVTALHHVSLQVNRGDGLLIVGGNGSGKTTLAWIIAGLIEPSGGEVLLHDEPMTDQVGSVGLGFQHARLQLQKTTVSDEIMAVGGESVTTTEVGRVLDLVALPRQIATRRVDSLSGGQMRRVVLASLVAAEPDVLVLDEPLAGLDPGAREEVLDVLAGLRRGGITIIIISHDLEALDRVCNRRVELIDGVLEARR, encoded by the coding sequence GTGTCTCATGCCCTCGATACGCGAGCGCGCCCGATCACCGGCCCGCTGCGCCCGCTGGAGATCGCGATCGTCGCCATCCTGTCGGGCCTGACGGTGGTGGCCGTGGTGGTCGCCGCCGTGATCCCGATGGGGCAGGCCGCCGGCCTGCTGGCCCCGGTCCCGATCGCGCTCATCGCCGCTCGTACCCGGCCGCGTGCCGTCGTCGCCGCGTCGGTCACCTCGACGGCGGTGACCTTCGCGGTCGCCGGCCTCGGTGCCGCGCTCTCGGTGCTGGCCGCGGCGGTGGTCGGCGCGGTGGTCGGCGACGTCCGTCGGCGCGGCGGTGGGCTGCTGATGCTCCTGCTGGTCTCGCTGATCGTGGCACCGCTGCTCTCCGCGGTCTCGGTGCTGGCCCTGTGGATCCTGGTGCCGCTGCGGAAGCTGGCGCTCGAGGTTCTGGAGAACCTGATCAGCGGTGTCGGCAAGGTCCTGGTCTGGATCGGCAAGGCGATCACGCGCGGCCTGCACGCCGCGGGTTCCGAGGCCACCGTGTCGTGGCAGGGCGCCGGCGACTGGTTCGCCGGACTCGGCAAGAACATCGTCGACTACTGGTGGGCATGGATGCTCATCTCCGGCGCTGTCGGCTCGTTCCTGTCGTTGCTGGTGGCCTGGTGGATCCTGCACGGCGTGGTCGACCGGCTCGCCCACATCCGCATGCAGGACACGCTCGACGCCGAGGGCGACCTCACCGCCGACGAGCCGATCGAGCCGCTGCCGTTGCGCATGGTCGGTGTCGGCTACCGCTACCCGGACACCGGCGTCGACGTCCTCACCGGAATCGACCTGACGCTGCTCCAGGGCGAGTTCGTCGCCGTCGTCGGCGCGAACGGCTCGGGCAAGTCGACGCTGTCGAAGCTGCTGGCCGGCACCCCGGCCACCATCGGTGTCGTCGACCGTCCCGGCGACCCGGGACTCGGCAGGCTGGGCGGCACCGCGATGGTGCTGCAGCGGCCGGAGGCCCAGATGCTGGGTTCGCGGGTGGCCGACGACCTGGTCTGGGGTCTGCCCGACGACGCGCACGTCGACATCGACGCGCTGCTCGAGGAGGTCGGCCTCGGTGGGCTGGGCGAACGGGAGACCTCGGATCTGTCCGGCGGCCAGCAGCAACGACTCGCGGTCGCCGCCGCCCTGGCCCGGCGGCCCAAGCTGCTGATCGCCGACGAGGTGACCTCGATGGTCGACCCGGCCGGGCGCCACGACTTGATCGAGATCCTCGCCGCGCTGCCGCGCACCCGCGGGATCACCGTCGTGCTGATCACGCACCGTGACTCCGAGGCGCGCGCCGCCGACCGGGTGATCCACCTGGAGGGCGGGCGGATCGTCGAACACTCCCCGGAGTGGATGCGGCCCGAGGAGCACACGCCTGCCCTGCCCGCGGTGACGCCCGACCACGATCCGCTGCTGGTGGTGCACGACGTCTCGCACACGTACCTGCCCGGATCGCCGTGGGAGGTGACCGCGCTGCACCACGTGAGCCTGCAGGTCAACCGGGGTGACGGACTGCTGATCGTGGGCGGGAACGGCTCGGGCAAGACCACGCTGGCCTGGATCATCGCCGGGCTGATCGAGCCGTCCGGCGGCGAGGTGCTGCTGCACGACGAGCCGATGACCGATCAGGTCGGCAGCGTCGGCCTCGGATTCCAGCACGCACGACTGCAGCTGCAGAAGACCACCGTCAGCGACGAGATCATGGCGGTCGGCGGCGAATCGGTCACCACCACCGAGGTCGGCCGGGTGCTCGACCTCGTCGCGCTGCCCCGGCAGATCGCCACCCGCCGCGTCGACTCGCTGTCCGGCGGCCAGATGCGGCGCGTGGTGCTGGCCTCGCTGGTCGCCGCCGAGCCCGACGTGCTGGTGCTCGACGAGCCGCTGGCCGGCCTCGATCCCGGCGCCCGCGAGGAGGTCCTCGATGTGCTCGCCGGGCTGCGGCGCGGCGGCATCACCATCATCATCATCTCCCACGACCTGGAGGCGCTCGACCGCGTCTGCAACCGCCGGGTGGAACTGATCGACGGCGTCCTGGAGGCACGACGATGA
- a CDS encoding energy-coupling factor transporter transmembrane protein EcfT, with product MTMRTPPLRQLPGDSPVHRLWAGTKLIVVLALGVMTWVLPSWPSLIFVAICVLVFAVVAGIPLGAIPRPPWWFWVLILVGMGVTALSSGGSGVVVFLRSTVLGLVVLAMSILVVWTTPMAEIAPAIARLMGPLRLLRLPVDEWAVTIALSLRGLPMLMEEMRMLRASHRLRPTSSPKSGHPSAEMTIIDLVVAALSSAMRRAAEMGEAITARGGTGRLTAYPSRPGRADAVTLILVAAACAAAITLTVVLR from the coding sequence ATGACCATGCGCACTCCGCCGCTGCGGCAACTGCCCGGCGACTCCCCGGTCCACCGGCTCTGGGCGGGCACCAAACTCATCGTCGTGCTCGCGCTGGGCGTGATGACGTGGGTGCTGCCGAGCTGGCCCAGCCTGATCTTCGTGGCGATCTGCGTCCTGGTGTTCGCCGTGGTCGCCGGGATCCCGCTCGGCGCCATCCCGCGTCCGCCGTGGTGGTTCTGGGTGCTGATCCTGGTCGGTATGGGCGTCACCGCGCTGTCCAGCGGGGGATCGGGCGTCGTCGTCTTCCTGCGCAGCACCGTGCTTGGGCTGGTGGTGCTGGCGATGAGCATCCTCGTCGTCTGGACCACGCCGATGGCCGAGATCGCTCCGGCGATCGCCCGCCTGATGGGACCGCTGCGGCTGCTGCGTCTCCCGGTGGACGAATGGGCGGTGACCATCGCGCTGTCGCTCCGCGGTCTGCCGATGCTGATGGAGGAGATGCGGATGCTGCGGGCCTCGCACCGGCTGCGCCCGACGTCGTCGCCGAAGTCCGGGCATCCATCGGCCGAGATGACGATCATCGACCTGGTGGTCGCCGCCCTGAGTTCGGCGATGCGCCGGGCCGCCGAGATGGGCGAGGCGATCACCGCGCGCGGCGGCACCGGACGGCTCACCGCCTACCCGTCGCGGCCGGGCCGGGCCGACGCCGTCACGCTGATCCTGGTGGCCGCGGCGTGCGCGGCGGCCATCACCCTCACGGTGGTGCTCCGATGA
- a CDS encoding succinic semialdehyde dehydrogenase, which yields MPKPTSAYFERLAALAAIDDPAARPTKPVLEAYSATEMATIPVGDADDLTRAVERARAAQPAWAARKPAERAKVLNAFSELVHSRADELMDVAQAETGKARIYAQEEVLDVALTARYYATHGPKMLADRKAAGMIPGATDVRVRYQPKGVVGVISPWNYPLTLAVSDAVAALIAGNAVVIKPDSNTPYCALALAELLYEAGLPRELYAVVPGPGSVVGQAIVEQTDYVMFTGSSATGATLAQQAGKRLIGFSAELGGKNPLIITADADVDHAVAGAARACFSNSGQLCISIERIYVEKAIADEFSRKFAEFVENMKLDGTYDLAPDMGSLASAAQVETIEAHVADAVAKGATVLAGGRKRADLGPLFYAPTVLTGVTDEMECFRNETFGPLVSIYPVDSVEEAIERANDTEYGLNASVFAGNAAQAQKIAEQLRAGTVNINEGYAAAWGSTAAPMGGMGISGVGRRHGEEGLLKYTEPQTIAAQRFMGLDGMPGVPRDVFLKLTPLAIRTLKYLPGR from the coding sequence ATGCCGAAGCCCACTTCCGCCTACTTCGAGCGGCTCGCCGCGCTGGCCGCGATCGATGACCCGGCCGCTCGCCCCACCAAGCCCGTCCTGGAGGCCTACAGCGCCACCGAGATGGCGACCATCCCGGTCGGCGACGCCGACGACCTCACGCGCGCCGTCGAGCGCGCCCGCGCCGCGCAGCCCGCGTGGGCCGCGCGCAAGCCGGCCGAGCGCGCCAAGGTGCTCAACGCCTTCTCCGAGCTGGTGCACAGCCGCGCCGACGAGCTGATGGACGTCGCGCAGGCGGAGACCGGCAAGGCGCGCATCTACGCGCAGGAGGAGGTGCTCGACGTCGCCCTCACCGCGCGCTACTACGCCACGCACGGACCCAAGATGCTGGCCGACCGCAAGGCCGCGGGCATGATCCCCGGCGCCACCGACGTGCGCGTCCGCTACCAGCCGAAGGGTGTCGTGGGTGTCATCAGCCCGTGGAACTACCCGCTGACGCTGGCCGTGTCCGACGCCGTCGCCGCCCTCATCGCCGGCAACGCCGTGGTCATCAAGCCGGACAGCAACACCCCGTACTGTGCGCTCGCGCTGGCCGAGCTGCTGTACGAGGCCGGGCTGCCGCGCGAGCTGTACGCCGTGGTCCCCGGTCCGGGTTCGGTGGTCGGGCAGGCGATCGTCGAGCAAACCGACTACGTCATGTTCACCGGCTCCTCGGCCACCGGCGCCACCCTCGCTCAGCAGGCAGGCAAGCGTCTGATCGGCTTCTCCGCCGAGCTCGGCGGCAAGAACCCGCTGATCATCACCGCCGATGCCGACGTCGACCATGCCGTCGCGGGTGCCGCCCGCGCGTGCTTCTCCAACTCGGGCCAGCTGTGCATCTCGATCGAGCGCATCTACGTCGAGAAGGCGATCGCCGACGAGTTCTCCCGCAAGTTCGCCGAATTCGTGGAGAACATGAAGCTCGACGGTACCTACGACCTGGCGCCCGACATGGGCTCGCTCGCCTCGGCCGCCCAGGTGGAGACCATCGAGGCGCACGTCGCCGACGCCGTCGCCAAGGGCGCCACCGTGCTGGCCGGCGGCCGCAAGCGCGCCGACCTCGGCCCGCTGTTCTACGCGCCCACCGTCCTCACCGGCGTGACCGATGAGATGGAGTGCTTCCGCAACGAGACCTTCGGGCCGCTGGTGTCGATCTACCCGGTGGACTCCGTCGAGGAGGCGATCGAGCGCGCGAACGACACCGAGTACGGCCTCAACGCCAGCGTCTTCGCCGGGAACGCCGCGCAGGCGCAGAAGATCGCCGAGCAGCTGCGGGCGGGCACCGTCAACATCAACGAGGGCTACGCCGCCGCGTGGGGCTCCACCGCCGCGCCGATGGGCGGCATGGGCATCTCGGGTGTGGGCCGCCGTCACGGTGAGGAGGGTCTACTCAAGTACACCGAGCCGCAGACCATCGCCGCGCAGCGCTTCATGGGCCTGGACGGTATGCCCGGCGTGCCGCGTGACGTCTTCCTCAAGCTGACGCCGCTGGCGATCCGCACGCTGAAGTACCTGCCCGGCCGGTAA
- a CDS encoding superoxide dismutase: MAVYTLPDLDYDYGALEPHISGKIMELHHDKHHATYVAGANTALEKLEEARAAGDIQGKVFGLSANLGFHLGGHTNHSIFWKNLSPNGGGEPTGDLAEAIGRDFGGFEPFKAHFTAAATTLQGSGWAILGYDTIGKRLVIEQLTDQSGNTSAALIPVVMLDMWEHAFYLDYQNVKPDYVKAWWNVVNWEDAAARFARATAADGLIVP, from the coding sequence GTGGCTGTCTACACCCTGCCCGATCTCGACTACGACTATGGCGCCCTGGAGCCGCACATCTCCGGCAAGATCATGGAGCTCCATCACGACAAGCACCACGCCACCTACGTGGCCGGCGCGAACACCGCCCTGGAGAAGCTGGAAGAGGCCCGCGCGGCCGGTGACATCCAGGGCAAGGTCTTCGGCCTGAGCGCCAACCTCGGCTTCCACCTCGGTGGTCACACCAACCACTCGATCTTCTGGAAGAACCTCTCGCCCAACGGCGGCGGCGAGCCCACCGGCGACCTCGCCGAGGCCATCGGTCGCGACTTCGGCGGCTTCGAGCCCTTCAAGGCGCACTTCACCGCCGCGGCCACCACCCTGCAGGGCAGCGGCTGGGCGATCCTCGGCTACGACACCATCGGCAAGCGCCTGGTGATCGAGCAGCTGACCGACCAGAGCGGCAACACCTCCGCCGCCCTGATCCCGGTCGTCATGCTCGACATGTGGGAGCACGCCTTCTACCTCGACTACCAGAACGTGAAGCCGGACTACGTCAAGGCCTGGTGGAACGTCGTCAACTGGGAGGATGCCGCCGCGCGGTTCGCTCGCGCGACCGCCGCGGACGGCCTGATCGTTCCGTAA
- a CDS encoding DUF6474 family protein, translating to MGFLSSRKARRVERKAEAKIRKAEEKALKTRVRLEAKVHSHEETKRHRKALREKHKFHKKAQKAERKTAKTTSKATQKAHAAEAKTAQAQAKAAEKAALFGPARVKRYLTVAKMLAPIAGPILYRGAIAAREQVTAVQARRAGVPAGLLTQYGGPNAALRARIAAAQNSADQVAERESTAEGKDFVTAMRGRLDNLVVATDAADTMPPAQRRAAQRAISNELTAIDNDLLARLNVHPA from the coding sequence ATGGGTTTCTTGTCGTCCCGCAAGGCTCGTCGCGTCGAGCGCAAGGCCGAGGCCAAGATCCGCAAGGCCGAGGAGAAGGCCCTCAAGACGCGAGTGCGCCTCGAGGCCAAGGTGCACTCGCACGAGGAGACCAAGCGGCATCGCAAGGCGCTGCGCGAGAAGCACAAGTTCCACAAGAAGGCGCAGAAGGCCGAGCGCAAGACCGCGAAGACCACCTCGAAGGCCACCCAGAAGGCGCATGCCGCCGAGGCGAAGACCGCCCAGGCACAGGCGAAAGCGGCCGAGAAGGCGGCACTGTTCGGGCCGGCGCGGGTGAAGCGCTACCTGACCGTCGCCAAGATGCTCGCGCCCATCGCCGGACCGATCCTGTACCGCGGCGCGATCGCCGCACGAGAGCAGGTCACCGCGGTGCAGGCACGACGCGCCGGTGTCCCGGCCGGTCTGCTGACCCAGTACGGCGGCCCGAACGCCGCACTGCGCGCCCGCATCGCCGCCGCGCAGAACTCCGCCGACCAGGTCGCCGAGCGGGAGAGCACCGCCGAGGGCAAGGACTTCGTGACCGCCATGCGCGGGCGTCTGGACAATCTGGTCGTCGCGACCGACGCCGCCGACACCATGCCGCCGGCCCAGCGCCGCGCCGCGCAGCGGGCGATCAGCAACGAGCTGACCGCGATCGACAACGACCTGCTCGCCCGACTCAACGTTCACCCCGCGTGA
- the msrA gene encoding peptide-methionine (S)-S-oxide reductase MsrA → MSIFDRLQAAADVKRVMVDPAHALPGRDEEMPVPAVHAVLGHPLRGEPEADGSYANGGVGTFDGGLRAVVLAGGCFWGVEEILWGVPGVYTTAAGYAGGYTPNPTYEEVCTAKTGHTESVLVVFDPAQVSLDELLAVFFTAHDPTQEMRQGNDIGTQYRSAVFTFAEDDNEAAVAAARRFEPVLAEAGYGPVTTEISLLDDAGAGRFFYAEPYHQQYLHKNPNGYRCHAATGLTFPTAG, encoded by the coding sequence ATGAGCATCTTCGATCGCCTGCAAGCCGCCGCCGACGTCAAGCGCGTGATGGTGGATCCCGCGCACGCCCTGCCGGGACGCGACGAGGAGATGCCGGTGCCGGCCGTTCACGCGGTGCTCGGGCACCCGTTGCGCGGCGAACCGGAGGCGGACGGGTCGTACGCGAACGGGGGCGTCGGCACCTTCGACGGCGGCCTGCGTGCGGTGGTGCTGGCCGGCGGCTGCTTCTGGGGCGTCGAGGAGATCCTGTGGGGGGTGCCGGGCGTGTATACGACGGCCGCGGGCTACGCGGGCGGCTACACCCCGAACCCGACGTACGAGGAGGTGTGCACCGCCAAGACCGGCCACACCGAATCGGTGCTCGTCGTCTTCGATCCGGCGCAGGTCAGCCTGGACGAACTGCTCGCGGTGTTCTTCACCGCGCACGATCCGACGCAGGAGATGCGGCAGGGCAACGACATCGGCACCCAGTACCGCTCGGCGGTCTTCACCTTCGCCGAGGACGACAACGAGGCCGCGGTGGCGGCCGCGCGGCGCTTCGAGCCGGTCCTCGCCGAGGCCGGCTACGGCCCGGTGACCACCGAGATATCCCTCCTCGACGATGCTGGGGCGGGCCGCTTCTTCTACGCCGAGCCGTATCACCAGCAGTACCTGCACAAGAATCCCAACGGCTACCGCTGTCACGCGGCGACCGGGCTGACGTTCCCGACCGCGGGCTAG
- a CDS encoding ABZJ_00895 family protein, producing MTQQPGPVPSGTPAPVAPGAPATGESDRLWKYLAIFVGMSILLSAIFAVIDSVIGGSVSGVSALVPFFAAATAVDAFVKRHLRVLTPAEKWWLIWWSFGITVAWAVVVGGTVLAASGYAGQIWDEMGVWLPILLVIGAAVSFLAIWAGYAWWPRRSLRNRTRYLERQAAKRR from the coding sequence ATGACGCAGCAGCCCGGACCGGTGCCGTCCGGGACGCCCGCGCCCGTCGCGCCGGGGGCGCCCGCCACCGGGGAGAGCGACCGGCTCTGGAAGTACCTCGCGATCTTCGTGGGGATGTCGATCCTGCTCAGCGCGATCTTCGCGGTGATCGACAGCGTGATCGGCGGCTCGGTGAGCGGGGTGAGTGCGCTGGTGCCGTTCTTCGCGGCGGCCACCGCCGTCGACGCCTTCGTGAAGCGGCACCTGCGGGTCCTCACCCCGGCCGAGAAGTGGTGGCTGATCTGGTGGTCGTTCGGGATCACCGTCGCCTGGGCGGTGGTCGTGGGCGGGACGGTGCTGGCCGCATCGGGATACGCCGGTCAGATCTGGGACGAGATGGGTGTCTGGCTGCCGATCCTGCTGGTCATCGGCGCCGCGGTCAGCTTCCTCGCGATCTGGGCGGGCTACGCCTGGTGGCCGAGGCGATCGCTGCGGAACCGCACCCGCTACCTGGAGCGTCAGGCCGCCAAACGCCGCTGA
- a CDS encoding TM0106 family RecB-like putative nuclease → MGAAILGARDLSGCEHRLALDSALASDARATPIGETPEALRRIEAAQEHRRAVLDTLRALQAERGTSVVSIDPDLPHRERAAATLAACEAGADWIFSAALPVDAAAGRRGHAEALIRHGAGYVPLIVVNHRVTNPAKPDRDPAEPAALCTSGLGEWRPEPDPSRASRRNRRDTLRLAQLAAMLDGLGLAAAPDRADWAGGVIGVDADCILMVPLGAVMPEYDDIFARRRAVADGLVRTVPRRINECRSCEWWPDCEAELVARDDVSLVVGGTGTAALLDAGISTVTQLSAYRGDPPEEWPGNMNFLDVVVAANCRRREVPLVRRLDRPRVRRADVEVDVDMESYGERGAYLWGTLLTDNVDGEPVLYRPFVTWDPLPTDDEGHAFGRFWSWLMERRRLAHEAGKTFAAYCYSQQAENRWLRASADRFGSIPGVPAREEVDAFISSPEWVDVYEAVNKNFICPNGKGLKRIAPVAGFGWRDDEASGEASMEWYAAAVGLGGGPMDLTQRDRLLRYNEDDVQATKVLREWLSSEQILRLPTVDDLLA, encoded by the coding sequence GTGGGTGCAGCGATTCTCGGCGCGCGCGACTTGTCCGGTTGCGAGCATCGACTGGCGCTGGATTCCGCCTTGGCGTCCGACGCCCGGGCGACGCCGATCGGCGAGACCCCCGAGGCGCTGCGCCGGATCGAGGCCGCGCAGGAGCATCGTCGCGCCGTGCTCGACACGCTGCGCGCACTGCAGGCCGAGCGGGGCACGAGCGTCGTCTCGATCGATCCGGACCTGCCGCACCGTGAGCGCGCGGCGGCGACGCTCGCCGCGTGCGAGGCCGGTGCCGACTGGATCTTCTCCGCCGCGCTGCCCGTCGACGCCGCCGCGGGTCGTCGCGGGCACGCCGAGGCCTTGATCCGGCACGGGGCCGGGTACGTGCCGCTCATCGTCGTCAACCACCGGGTGACCAATCCGGCCAAGCCCGACCGCGACCCGGCCGAGCCGGCCGCGCTGTGCACCAGCGGGCTCGGCGAGTGGCGGCCCGAACCCGATCCGTCGCGTGCCTCGCGCCGCAACCGGCGCGACACGCTGCGCCTGGCTCAGCTGGCCGCGATGCTCGACGGCCTGGGTCTGGCGGCCGCGCCGGATCGCGCGGATTGGGCCGGCGGGGTGATCGGGGTCGATGCCGACTGCATCCTGATGGTGCCGCTGGGCGCCGTGATGCCCGAGTACGACGACATCTTCGCCCGGCGCCGCGCGGTGGCCGACGGACTGGTGCGGACGGTGCCCCGCCGGATCAACGAGTGCCGCAGCTGCGAATGGTGGCCGGACTGCGAGGCCGAACTGGTGGCGCGGGACGACGTGAGCCTGGTGGTCGGCGGCACCGGCACCGCGGCGCTGCTCGACGCGGGGATCAGCACCGTCACGCAGTTGTCGGCGTACCGGGGAGATCCGCCCGAGGAGTGGCCGGGCAACATGAACTTCCTCGATGTGGTGGTCGCCGCGAACTGCCGGCGCCGTGAGGTGCCGCTGGTCCGCCGGCTGGACCGGCCGCGGGTGCGGCGCGCCGATGTCGAGGTGGACGTCGACATGGAGAGCTACGGCGAGCGCGGCGCCTACCTGTGGGGCACGCTGCTCACCGACAACGTCGACGGCGAGCCGGTGCTCTACCGGCCCTTCGTCACCTGGGATCCGCTGCCCACCGACGACGAGGGCCACGCCTTCGGGCGCTTCTGGTCGTGGCTGATGGAACGGCGGCGGCTGGCCCACGAGGCGGGCAAGACCTTCGCGGCGTACTGCTACTCGCAGCAGGCGGAGAACCGGTGGCTGCGCGCGAGCGCCGACCGCTTCGGATCGATCCCCGGGGTTCCGGCCCGCGAGGAGGTCGATGCCTTCATCTCCTCGCCCGAGTGGGTGGACGTCTACGAGGCCGTCAACAAGAACTTCATCTGCCCGAACGGCAAGGGGCTCAAGCGGATCGCGCCGGTCGCCGGTTTCGGCTGGCGCGACGACGAGGCGAGCGGCGAGGCCTCCATGGAGTGGTACGCCGCCGCGGTCGGCCTCGGCGGGGGACCGATGGACCTGACCCAGCGCGACCGCCTGCTTCGCTACAACGAGGACGACGTGCAGGCCACCAAGGTGCTGCGCGAGTGGCTCAGCTCCGAGCAGATCCTCCGCCTCCCCACGGTCGACGACCTCCTCGCCTGA
- a CDS encoding TMEM165/GDT1 family protein, producing the protein MTAALLLGFGVIFVAELGDKSQLMALTYALRYRWWVVLGAILVATTLVHAVSVFFGHYLGLSIPTHLMSIAGGLAMLAFALWTLRGDELSDDESTKAGRVGGSVFLAVMSAFMLAELGDKTMFATITLATDHNWLGVWIGSTLGMVTADAVAILVGRLLGKHLPERTIALAAAALFFGFAIWLLTEGLLDASGPLIGGTVAAAVVIAAAGALVIVRTWRRRAQEAARSVEHDDEVSLNA; encoded by the coding sequence ATGACAGCGGCACTCCTCCTCGGCTTCGGCGTGATCTTCGTCGCCGAACTCGGCGACAAGTCGCAGCTCATGGCGCTCACCTACGCTCTCCGCTACCGCTGGTGGGTGGTCCTCGGTGCGATCCTCGTCGCCACCACGCTGGTGCACGCGGTGTCCGTGTTCTTCGGCCACTACCTGGGCCTGTCGATCCCCACCCACCTGATGTCGATCGCCGGCGGCCTCGCCATGCTGGCCTTCGCGCTGTGGACGCTGCGGGGCGACGAACTGTCGGACGACGAGTCCACCAAGGCCGGCCGTGTCGGCGGCTCGGTGTTCCTCGCGGTGATGAGCGCGTTCATGCTGGCCGAGTTGGGCGACAAGACCATGTTCGCCACCATCACGCTGGCCACCGACCACAACTGGCTCGGCGTGTGGATCGGTTCGACGCTCGGCATGGTGACGGCCGATGCGGTGGCCATCCTCGTCGGGCGGCTGCTCGGGAAGCACCTGCCCGAGCGCACCATCGCGCTGGCCGCCGCCGCACTCTTCTTCGGCTTCGCGATCTGGCTGCTCACCGAGGGCCTGCTCGACGCGAGCGGTCCGCTGATCGGCGGCACCGTCGCTGCGGCGGTCGTGATCGCGGCCGCCGGCGCGCTGGTGATCGTGCGGACCTGGCGTCGCCGCGCCCAGGAGGCGGCGCGGAGCGTGGAGCATGACGACGAGGTCAGCCTCAACGCCTGA